The following are encoded together in the Myxococcales bacterium genome:
- a CDS encoding helix-turn-helix domain-containing protein has protein sequence MGLDFRHLQQIEAGTVNVTLATILRICDAFGVTPSILLPFAKETKPKLGPPRVLRVLAIRAAEPPGFRPRPTGAGQFLANPIERPPEAETAEAQKLVGSAIKRARKLKALTQRKLAEAMNVSVQYLQAVEGGKQNLTIESILKFARALGVDRRELW, from the coding sequence ATGGGTTTGGATTTCCGGCACTTGCAGCAGATCGAGGCGGGCACCGTGAACGTGACCTTGGCCACGATCCTGCGGATCTGCGACGCCTTCGGGGTCACCCCGTCCATCCTCCTGCCGTTTGCTAAGGAGACCAAGCCAAAGCTTGGTCCTCCTCGAGTCCTCCGCGTCCTGGCGATCAGGGCCGCTGAGCCTCCTGGGTTTCGGCCTCGTCCCACGGGCGCGGGTCAGTTCCTGGCGAACCCGATCGAGCGACCACCGGAGGCCGAGACCGCCGAGGCCCAGAAGCTTGTGGGGTCAGCGATCAAGCGCGCGCGTAAGCTAAAGGCTTTGACGCAGCGCAAGCTGGCCGAGGCGATGAACGTGTCGGTGCAGTACCTGCAGGCCGTCGAGGGCGGGAAGCAGAACTTGACGATCGAGTCGATCTTGAAGTTCGCGAGGGCTCTCGGTGTCGACCGGCGCGAGCTCTGGTAA